One genomic segment of Burkholderia multivorans ATCC BAA-247 includes these proteins:
- a CDS encoding ATP-binding protein yields MTRLQRAIARWRGVSLRRRLLVWLLPAACVIGLAASAGTYWGALRELDDLLDDQMRSISKQIVVGPNGELSFRDRADDKHAFKADDPDAVLLQVWRNGTLVYTTDREVALPPPAHAGTASVDVDGQPWRTYVTQRGGTTIRLAQARHARWEAIAGIAVHLLWPVFSMLPVLAIGLWFGIGAGLRPLRTIAAGLRRRNAGNLEPVDVAAMPNEVRPLAEAINDLLARLDRSFTLQRHFIADAAHELRTPIMGLSIQSQLLRRAATAEERERILAQIHAGTTRLGHLAEQLLTLARLEPDAQAAAFAPVDLAALCRSVVADRARVADAHRINLGAIVSSPVIVAGHTDTLRVLLNNLVDNAIRYAGDGARVDVCARNDGTTPVLEVADDGPGIPEAERAHVWKRFYRGEGAQAATSSGSGLGLSIVKRIAEQHRATVALGTTHGGRGLTVSVRFPEPA; encoded by the coding sequence ATGACGCGCCTGCAACGCGCGATCGCGCGCTGGCGCGGCGTGTCGCTGCGGCGCCGCCTGCTGGTGTGGCTGCTGCCGGCGGCATGCGTGATCGGGCTCGCGGCGAGCGCCGGCACGTACTGGGGCGCGCTGCGCGAGCTCGACGATCTGCTCGACGACCAGATGCGCAGCATCTCGAAACAGATCGTCGTCGGGCCGAACGGCGAACTGTCGTTCCGCGACCGCGCCGACGACAAGCACGCGTTCAAGGCCGACGACCCCGACGCCGTGCTGCTGCAGGTCTGGCGCAACGGCACGCTCGTCTATACGACCGATCGCGAGGTCGCATTGCCGCCGCCCGCGCATGCGGGGACCGCGAGCGTCGACGTCGACGGCCAGCCGTGGCGCACGTACGTGACGCAGCGCGGCGGCACGACCATTCGGCTCGCGCAGGCTCGCCACGCGCGCTGGGAGGCGATCGCCGGCATTGCCGTGCATCTGCTGTGGCCGGTGTTCTCGATGCTGCCGGTACTCGCGATCGGGCTGTGGTTCGGCATCGGCGCCGGACTGCGGCCGCTGCGCACGATCGCGGCCGGCCTCCGGCGCCGAAATGCCGGCAACCTCGAACCCGTCGACGTGGCGGCGATGCCGAACGAGGTTCGCCCGCTTGCCGAAGCGATCAACGACCTGCTCGCGCGGCTCGACCGCTCGTTCACGCTGCAGCGGCACTTCATCGCCGATGCCGCGCACGAGCTGCGCACGCCGATCATGGGCCTGTCGATCCAGTCGCAGCTGCTGCGGCGTGCGGCCACGGCCGAGGAGCGCGAGCGGATCCTCGCGCAGATCCATGCGGGGACGACGCGTCTCGGCCATCTCGCCGAGCAGTTGCTGACGCTCGCGCGCCTCGAACCCGACGCGCAGGCGGCCGCCTTCGCACCGGTCGATCTCGCGGCGCTGTGCCGGTCGGTGGTCGCCGATCGCGCGCGCGTCGCCGATGCGCACCGCATCAATCTCGGCGCGATCGTGTCGTCGCCCGTGATCGTCGCAGGCCATACCGACACACTGCGCGTGCTGCTGAACAACCTCGTCGACAACGCGATCCGCTATGCGGGCGACGGCGCACGCGTCGACGTGTGCGCGCGCAACGACGGCACGACGCCCGTGCTCGAAGTCGCCGACGACGGCCCCGGCATCCCGGAAGCCGAACGCGCGCACGTATGGAAGCGCTTCTATCGCGGCGAAGGCGCGCAGGCCGCGACGTCGTCGGGCAGCGGGCTCGGCCTGTCGATCGTGAAGCGGATCGCGGAGCAGCATCGCGCGACGGTCGCGCTCGGCACGACGCACGGCGGACGCGGGCTCACGGTATCGGTACGTTTTCCCGAGCCGGCGTGA